The Paraburkholderia megapolitana genomic sequence ACTACCATCTGATCCCGTTTGCCGAAGCGCTGCGCGCGGAAGGCGTGACGAATCGCATCGGCTTCTTTCTGCATATTCCGTTTCCGGCGCCGCAGATCATCTTCAGCATTCCACCGCACGAGGAACTGGTGAAGTCGCTGTGCTGCTTCGATCTGCTGGGCTTCCAGACCGCCACCGATCAACTCGCGTTCCACGACTACATCACGCGTCATGCGCGCGGCACGGTGAGTGTCGATGATCGCATCGAAGCGTTCGGCCGCCATTTGCGCACCGGCGTCTATCGCATCGGCGTGTTTCCCGATGAGATCGCCGAGCAGGCGCAGCGTTACGAAAGCCGCCAGCATGTACTGGATCTGAAGCAGAGTCTCGAAGGGCGCAAGCTGATCATGAGCGTCGACCGGCTCGATTATTCGAAGGGACTGGTCGAGCGCTTCAGGGCCTTCGAACAGTTGCTCGAGCGCTCGCCCGAATGGCGCGGCAATGTCACGCTCGTGCAGATCGCGCCACCGACGCGTTCGGACGTCGAAACGTATCAGCTGATACGCCAGGAACTCGAAGGCGAGGCGGGGCGTATCAACGGGCGTTACTCGGGGCTCGACTACACACCGATCCGTTACCTGAACCAGCGGTACGACCGCTGGAAACTGATGTCGCTGTTCCGCGAATCGCAGATCGGTTTCGTGACGCCGCTGCACGACGGCATGAACCTCGTCGCGAAGGAATATGTCGCCGCGCAGAACCCCGACGACCCCGGTGTGCTGGTGCTGTCGATCTTCGCTGGCGCGGCCGCCGAACTGACCGGCTCGCTGCTCGTGAATCCGCACGATGCGGTGGGCATGTGCGAAGCACTGCAGCAGGCGCTATCGATGCCGCTGAAAGAGCGTCAGCGTCGCCATCAGGTGAACATGGCGGCATTGCGCAAGAACGATCTGGGCGTGTGGCGCGATTCGTTCCTGCGCGATCTGCGCAACGTGCCGGCAGGCGAGGGACGTTGATGCGCGGCGCTACGCTCATTTCTATTCGCACACTGGCGATCATGGGCCGCTCATGCTGACCACACTCGCTATCGCCGGCTACCGCTCGCTGCGCGAGCTGATCGTGCCGCTCGGCAAGCTGAACGTCGTGACGGGACCGAACGGCAGCGGTAAATCGAGCGTCTATCGTGCATTGAGGCTGCTTGCAGTTACTGCGCGCGGCGGCGTGATTCCGTCGCTGGCGCGCGAGGGCGGTCTGCAGTCCACGTTGTGGGCAGGCCCCGAACGCTTCTCGCGCGGCATGCTGGCCGGCGTAGAGCCGGTCACGGGCGTGCGCCGCCACGAACCGGTGAGCCTGCGGCTTGGCTTTGCCGGCGACACCTTCGGCTACGCGATCGATCTTGGACTACCCATTCCCGCCGAGAGCTCGCAATTCTCGCTCGACCCGGTGATCAAGCGCGAGTCCATCTGGAACGGGCCGGTGCTGCGGCCGTCCGCGCTGCTGGTCGAGCGGCACGGTGCGGTGCTGCGCGCACGCGACGCCGACGGCGAATGGCAGACGGTGCCGCAGCCCGTGGCGAGCTTCGACAGCATGATGACCGAGTTCTCCGACCCGCGAAGCGCGCCCGAAATGATTGCGGTGCGCGAACAGATCCGTTCGTGGCGGTTCTACGATCACTTTCGCACCGACGCCGAGGCCCCCGTGCGGTTGCCGCAAATCGGCACGCATACGCCGGTGCTCAGCGACGACGGCACCGATCTTGCTGCCGCACTACAGACGATCGCCGAAATCGGCGAAGCGACCGCACTCGACGCCGCGATTGAAGACGCATTTCCCGGCTCGCGCATCGAAATCGTCAATCACAGCGGCCGCTTCGAAGTGACGATGCGGCAGCATGGCCTGTTGCGTGCGCTGAGCGGCGCGGAACTGTCCGACGGGACGCTGCGCTACCTGCTGCTGGTCGCCGCGCTGCTGACGCCGCGACCGCCGCAATTACTGGTCCTGAACGAGCCGGAGACGAGCCTGCATCCGGACCTGCTGCCGGCGCTCGCGCGGTTGATCGCGCATGCGTCGACGCGTTCGCAGGTACTGGTGGTGTCGCACGCGACACGGCTCATCGCTGCACTCGAGCGCGAGGCGGGCAGCCAGTCGGTGATGCTCGGAAAGCAGCTCGGTTCGACGCGGATTGCCAACAGCGACGAGCTTGATATTCCCGCGTGGAAGTGGCCATCGCGCTGAGCGACAGGCCGTACTAAATGGCATATCGGCGAAGCGCCGCAGATGTTTCGCGACTGTAACAGCGCACAGGAAATGCAATACGTCGCGCGTTTGCGTGCACAATTGACAATACTCGTCAGGTACGAGGCGTAGCTGAAGGTACCTGTCCTGCAACAGGCCCGGCGTGATCGATCGGCATTGGCCACATCTGGCTGCATTGATCGGTTGCCGCGGCGCTGGCATACTCGGGCGCCGCCGCTGGTGCCTGATTGGCACATTAGCGCCTGGCGCGCACGAGGCACGCCCCGAACGGGCGGCCATCAGATTCATGGAGACACTCAATGAGAATTGCCCAGATCGCCCCGCTGACCGAATCGGTCCCTCCCAAGCTGTATGGCGGCACCGAGCGCGTCGTGTCGTACATCACCGAGGCGCTGGTCGAACTCGGCCATGACGTAACGCTGTTCGCCAGCGGCGATTCGGTCACGAGCGCGAAGCTCGAAGCCGTCTGGCCGCGCGCGTTGCGGCTCGACCCCGGCATTCGCGATCGGGTGGCGCCGCACATGCTGCTGATGGAACTGGTGCGCCGTCAGGCCGACGAGTTCGATGTGCTGCATTTCCACATGGACTACTACTCGTTCTCGGTCTTCAAGCGGCAGGACACGCCGTTTGTGACGACGTTACACGGCCGCCTCGATCTGCCCGAGCAGCAACCGGTATTCGATACGTTCAACACCGCGCCGGTCATTTCGATTTCGAATGCGCAGCGCCATCCGCTGCCGCAGGCGAAATGGCTGACCACGGTCTATCACGGCCTGCCTGAGGCGCTCTATACGCCGCAGCCGGTCGAGCAGAAGTATCTTGCGTTCCTTGGCCGTATATCGCCGGAAAAACGCGTCGATACGGCGATCCGCATCGCGGGCCGCTGCGGTATGCCGATCCGCATCGCCGCAAAGGTCGATGCCGCCGATCGCGAGTATTTCGAGCGCGATATCAAGCCGCTGCTCGATCTGCCGTATGTCGAATATATCGGTGAGATCGCCGACAACCAGAAGGCCGAGTTTCTGTCAGGCGCACACGCGCTGCTGTTTCCGATTGACTGGCCGGAGCCGTTCGGTCTCGTGATGATCGAAGCGATGGCGTGCGGCACACCGGTGATCGCCTTCAATCGCGGCTCGGTGCCGGAAGTGCTGGACGACGGTGTGTCGGGCTTCATCGTCGAGGACGAGATCGGTGCAGTGGCCGCCGTGAATCGCCTGCACAAGGTGCCGCGAGCGGGTGTGCGGCAGCGCTTCGAGGAGCGCTTCACGTCGCACCGGATGGCGCAGCAATACGTCGAGGCGTATCAGTCGGTGATTCGCGCGCAGAAGCGTTCGCGGTTCAAGGTGATCGATACGTCGTCGAACTAGATCCGCTGGCGCACAGACAAAACGCGCATAAAAAACGGCGTTGCCTTGCGGTAACGCCGTTTTGTCTTGCAGCAGCCCCTCCGTGGGGGCAGTGCTCCGGCGACGCTGCCGCCGGAACACACTGGAACGATATCGCGTCAGATGTTCAGACGCGTCACCTTCGTGCCGGCGATCGAGATGTCGCCCATCAGCCCGGCATTGGTCATCACGAAGACTTCGACCGGAGCCGTTGCGGTCGTCGTGTCGATCGAGCCGTTCGCGCCCATCTTCACGAGCGCCACGGAAGCATCTCCACCGGCTGCCCAGCCGTCCGAGTTGCGGAACCGGTCGAGTGCGTCCTGCGTCATGAACAGGAAGATGATTGCCTTCGACTGCGCACCGGCCTGCAAACCGAACGAGCCCGACGCCGTGCTGTAGTAGCCGACCGTGCTGCCGCCGACGCGCAGCGAGCCTTCGCCATACTGGCCACCGACGATCAGGCCTGCCTGAAGGACCGACGGGAACACGAGGATGCCACGCGACTTCGAGACGAGTTCGCGGGAGCCTGGTACCGTCGAATACAGCTTGGAAATCGCGCCGTCGACGCTGGCGTTGATCGAGTCGCGCTTCGACGCATTGCCCGAGGCAGTGGGCGTGCTATTGGGCGTTGTGGTGCAGCCCGCGAGCGTAAGGCCTCCGAAAGCAAGTGCAGCGGTGGTTTTCAGAATGAAGTTTCGTCTTTGCATCTTTTTTCTCCATCGTGGTTCCAGGGCAACCTGATCAGTGGTGACGGTTGGCCATTGGGTTATAACACATGAGAAGCGCAGCAATGCGCGTGCCTGACCGGCGAAAAGCCTTGTCGGACGGGCGTTTGCGGGAAAATGCGCAAATCGTGCAACGTAACTTTGACCGAATTGAGGATGCGTCGAAGCGATGCGGCAACTGGCAGTTCGCAGCGATTTCGCCTGCTATCGCCCTGATTTCGACGCCCCGTCTACGGCCTGCCCGAACGCCGCCGGTGCCGGTTTTTTTTACCGGAAGCGGGTGATTTGCACGTTCGATGAAAAGACTTTGAAAGTCTGGCGCGCTTCCCCACGCGTAGGTTTTTCGCAACGTGATCCGGCATCGATTACCGCATTTCAATGCGGCGTGCTGCTTTTTACAGCGGGTCGGCGCAGTGCGCGGCGAACGCCGGCAATCACCAGACCGAAGCCGAACAGCACCGCGGCCGGCACCACCCAGTAGCCAACGAACGCATGCCACAGGTAGCCGGCGAGCGTACTGCGGCGAACCGAATACTCGTCGATGGCTTCCTGCTGACGCGGTGCGTTGGCGGCCAGCACGTCGGCCGGGCAGCCCGCGGCACGTGCCTCGTCGGGCTTGCCGTGACAGCGCACGGGTGCTCCCGCGGCGCGTTGTGCATCGGTGAAGTCCCAGGTGGTCAGCGCGTGCTCGAGATCGACGGCGTTGTAGGCCATCTCCTCGTGGATCTCGCGGACCGCAACGATCAGTACCGGCACGGCCCAGAACACGATGACGACCAGCCATCGCCTGAACCAGCGGTTTTGTCTCCATGCCATTCTTGCCTCCGTTCAATGCGCGCTCGCATCAACGACAAGACGGCGGCCCGATGGCGCATGATGTTTTATGTGGGGTGGGCCGTCTCCGCAGCCATCATAGAAGAAATCCGGCGGTGGTGTGCATGTCGCGCTGCAGCGGAACGCCGATCGGGCACGATCGATGCTGGGTGGATGGCACTACGTGCCGCGAAACCTAACCTGCCTTGCTCCCAATCTGGGAAGAGCACGCCTGCATTTCTCCCAGAACCCAGTTCGCCAGACGTGCGAGCTTCGATTCAGGAGTGATTGGGTCGGGCGAGAGCAGGTAGTAAGCCGAGCGATCCCTTTTGAAGCCGTGGGGTGCAACCAGCTGCTGCGCACGCAATTCGTCCTGCACCATGAAGTACGATGCCATGGCCATGCCAAGTCCTGCCATGGCAGCTTGAATGCAGAGATAGAAGTGCTCGTAGTCCACTCGTTTGCCCTTCTTTATCGGCGCTCCACCGGCGCTTTCCCAGTTTTTCCACGCAAGCGGCCGCGACCTGGTATGCAGCAGTACGGGGTTTGCGCGCAAAAAGCCTTGCCGATCGGCTCGACACACCGGCCCGACCCATTCATCGCTAATTTTCAGCGAATGAATCTCGCTGCCCCAATTGAAATCATTGCGACGCAGCGCTACGTCAACTCCCGATTTCTGGAAATCAATAGGACCTCCCGCCGCCGACAGATGCAGCTGGATGTCGGGATGGGCGTCTTCGAATGCCGGTAGTCGCGGAATCAGCCACTTCATCGCGATTGTTGGTTCGCACGACAACACGATCACACTCTGGTTGGTTTGTTGCCTGATCCGATAAACGGTGCCTTCCAGTTGCTCGAAGACGGACTGGGTCGTCGTCAGCAACAGGCGACCGACTGGGGTAAGAAACACCGCACGATTGCGTCGTTCAAACAGCGCCGTGCCCAACGCATCTTCCAGTTGCTTGATCTGACGGCTGACGGCGCCATGCGTGACATGCAGTTGCTCTGCCGCCTGGACAAAACTATCTGCCTGGGCGGCGACATTGAACACCCGAAAAGAGGTCAGTGGGGGAAGTTTCATTTTCCATTTGTGTGAGAAAAAATCACCGATTCAATGTACCACAAATCGATTTTTATAATCGCAGGAGTCCTCGACAATGATTTGCCGGTCGTGCAACCGGCGAACAAAGATTATAGAAAGCGAGGATACCAAATGGAACACGCGTACCAGGACGAATCTCATGCCCAGTCAAGCGACCAGGCTAACCGGGCAGCGAGGGAAGCCGAGAATTTATGTCAGTTTATTGCACGGAAGGATTTCTGCTTCCTGCCGGCAGCCAAAACGGAACGTTTGCTGAAGGCAATAACGGGAACCACTCTGGAGAGCTGGGAGCGATTTCAAGATAGCTGGAATCGACTGGAACCCGATCTCCACATGGCCGACGGCGGCACCTATCGCTATCGGCGGCACGCAACCTTCAGCGCACTCCCGTCCGGGCGTTGCGCCATTCGCGAATCGCACCAGCCGCACTATCAGAGTCTCGACTACAACCATCTGAACGGCGGGGTTGCCCGGGATTTTGCGCCGATCGCGAGTGACATCGCGCAGGGGGATGTCCTTACGGCAATTTTGTCGTTCTGCTGTGAATTGTTTGGCAGGCTTGCTCCCTTCTATGGCTGGCACATCGAGGTTCACCAGTTTCGAATCGATGCATCACAGGCAACGGCTAATCCGACGCCAGAAGGTATCCATCGCGATGGAGTCAACTTCGTGTTCATGATGATGGTGAGCCGAAGCAACATCGTGAACGGTGAGACAAAGATCTACGATCGCGCCCGCCAACCTTTGTCCGCGTACACGTTGATGGCACCGCTTGACGCCGCGATCGTCAACGACGAACGCGTGATGCACGGCGTAACGCCAATTGCGCGGCTGGACGATGCCCAGCCCGCGAATCGTGACGTGCTAGTGGTCACGTTCTGCAAAAAATAGATGTAGCTCAAGAAAACATCCCGGCGGAGGTCATCCGCCGTCCTCTTCCTGGAACTTCAATGAACGAATTACTCGCGGTAGCAATGATCACTATTCTCGCTGTCATCAGCCCTGGGCCAGATTTCGCGATGATTACCCGGAACAGCTACGCATATGGACGTCGCTCCGGACTGATTTCGGCGCTTGGTGTTGCCCTCGGCGTACAACTGCACGTGCTCTATACGGTGCTCGGTATTGCCGTCGTTATCGCACATTCGCCCGTTCTCTTTCTGGTCATGAAATTTCTCGGTGCGGGCTATCTGATCTACATTGGATACAGGTCGCTGACGAACAAGTCGCGTCTGACGCTCGACTTGTCGACAGGGCATCGTCTGGGCATGTGGGTCGCCTTTCGCAACGGGTTTCTGACCAATGCGCTCAACCCGAAGACAATGCTGTTTGTCGTGAGTTCATACACGCAGATCGTCAAACCGGGTAGTCCTCTAGCAATCGATTTTGCTTATGGCGCTTTCATGTCGCTGGCCCATCTGGCCTGGTTCAGTCTCGTAGCGATCTTTTTCTCATCCGAAGTCTTGCGCCAGGCAATGCTGGAGAGGCAGCGTATTGTCGACCGGATCATCGGGACAGCGTTGATTGCGTTGGGACTGTCGCTGGCCTTCACTGCCGTGGGATTCAAATGAGCGAAGTACTCGAGAAAGTGGCGTGTATCGATCTTGAGGGTGTGCTGGTTCCGGAGATGTGGCCGTATATCGCCCAACGCACAGGTATCGATGTGCTCCACGAGACGACGCGGGAGGTTCCGGAGTATCGCTTGTTAATGGCCAGGCGGATTTCTGCACTCAGAAGTCACGGTGTGACGCTGCCGCAGATGCAGGAAATCCTGGCGGAGATCGCTCCGTTTCCCGAGTCGACGGACTTTCTCGCCAGGATTGGCGAGCAATACAGCGTGCGGATTCTTTCCGATTGCTTTTACGAGCTGGCGGATCCGGTACTGGGATTGCTCGGGCGGCCGACGGCGTTATGTCACCACCTTGTCACCGACGATGATGGATTCATCGTGCGCTGTGAATTCGCACCATCCCGTCGGGGCAAGGAAGACGTGGTGACGGCGTTTCTCGACGCTGGCAGCGAAGTCGTAGCGGTAGGGGATGCCTTCAATGATCTGGAAATGCTGAAGCTTGCGACGCGAGGTTTTCTGGTGCGGCCATCCGAATCCACGCGCGCCATGGCATCAAGCCGAATCTGTGTCGTCGAACATGTTGACGAGATCGTGGAGATGCTGCGCTAGACGCCGTCGAGCCGATCCCAGGTAGATGAGAACTGCCGGGTGCATCCCAAGCTCAATCTGAGCCCGGCGAATCGGTGCGGTCTAGGGTGGACGAGCGGCGAGGGGATGATTCTGTGGAAGTTTCGATCACCGCGGTGCGGGTATGCAGGCGATTGAAGGTATTTAGTAAGAAATGACGGCTTGACGGACGATGAAGTGAGCCGCGTACTGCGGGTCCGAAACGCAAAGAAGGCCCGCCGGCCCGGCTGTGTAGCGTGACAGCCGGCCCAGCGGGCCCAGAAACAATACTGTCGTGGCTCAGCCCTTGTTGCTGAGGCAGGTCTTCATGAACGCCTTGCGATCGTCGCCCTTTTTGCCGGTCGCCTGCGTGTTGCACATCTTCATCTTGTCCTGCTGGCTCATCGGACCCGATGCGGCGACAGGCGCGCTCGACAGGCAGCTCTTCATGAACGCCTTGCGATCATCGCCTTTCTTGCCGGTGGCCTGCGTGTTGCAGGTGGCCATCTTCGATTGCTGGGCATTCTGGGCAAAGGCAGGCGCGCTGGTCAGCAGACCGCCAAGGACGAGGGCAGCGATAGCGGATTGGATTTTCATTTGACACTCCCACGATATTGAACGTTATTGGTAGTCGTTGCGACCAGGAGGGCGTCTCCGGCATCCCAAGCCTGGCGCGATGACCATTATGGCAAAGCTGTCTGCCAGAACGGCTAAATAGTTGCATTGGTTGACAGCGGCGAGGCAGGATATTCCCTCAGCGCAATTACCCATCCCCAACCAAGGAAAGGAGACCGACGATGCACTACCTGATGTTCTACGACCTCGCCGCCGACTACCTCGAGCGACGCGGCGACTACCGCGCGGCGCACCTGCAGCTCGCGTGGGCCGCGGCGGAGCGCGGCGAACTGCTGCTGGCCGGGGCGCTGGCCGATCCCGTCGATGGCGCGGTGCTGCTCTTTAGCGGCGAGTCGCCGGCGGTCGCCGAGGCGTTCGCGAAAGCCGATCCGTATGTACGCGAGGGGCTCGTCACGCGCTGGCGCGTGCGTCCGTGGACAACCGTCGTCGGCGAACAGGCCGCGACGCCGGTGCGCTAGCGGTCTATCAACGCCAGCGGTCGTGCGAAGCGCATGGGCGAAGGGCGGCGGCGCAATCGCACAGGAATCCAAACGATGCAACGTGCATCGATCCAGCGATGCCGCTGCATCCGCCGCCGGCAATAACCAGGATCAGCCAGGATCAACCAGGCTCACCGCGCCAGCCGTTCGCAACAGCTCGGCGCCCGTTAATAAGTGCCGTTGCACCGGCCCAACGGCCGCGTAGCGCGCCAATTCGCCCATCCAGCGGCCAATGCGCTGCCACACCGTGTTTAGAGCCGCCGGGACTGCCAGCCCATCTGCCTGGGCAGCAAAGGAAACGACGCAGCGAAAAGGACAAGTTTGTTTCTTTCAGTAACACTTGTCTCTGTCATATTCACGCAAACCCTGGGGATGGTATGCTTCGTGCACAAATTCTCCCATGCACGAGTGAGACCATGTTTTGTGCTTCGTCAATGGGAAAGTCCGCACTAAGGCTGTGCTGATTTTCGCAAACGGGCTAAAACGTAAAGCATATTGTGCAACCTGGGGCATAGCGCGAATGACGCTAGATCAATAATCGCGAGTGCCCCTCGCCGCGGCCAGGCCAGGCTGCGTGGAGAAACGCATGTTTTTCGATGAGCTAAGCAATGACGAATGGGCGCAGCTTGCTGTGCTTGTTTCTGATGAGCCGGCTATCCGTCTTAACAGACGTGGCCGACCCCGAGCCGAACCGCGCATCGTTGCGAATGCGGTCCTCTGGATCCTGACAACCGGTGAGCCCTGGTCGAAACTGCCAGGCCGCTATCCGTCGGGTCCGACGTGCCGGCGCCGTTTCGAAGAATGGCAGATCAACGGTACGTTGACCGAGATGATCCGTCTGCTATCGCAGGTCGGGCGCAGCTTCGCCTATGTGCCCGAACCCGGCGTACCTGTCGCCACGCCCAAACCAGTTGTCGACACGCAGCCGCACACGCCCGCGCTGCGTGACGATGGTCTGCGTGGCGTGTTCTGGAGAAGTCCCGAGTCGTGGCAAACCTCGCCTCGTGCGGCACACCCCGCGCACGAGTGGCGTTCGCTCGACCCGATCGCCGACATCACGCGACAGCTCTCCGGCACGGCAACAGACGAATCCACCGATGAAGAACTGCTGCAAGACCGCGCGCATGTCGGCGCGGAGCGGCCGCTCGATTGCGAGCATCGTCCGGTGTGGATGAACATGACCTCGCGCGGCAAGCAGGTGGTCGACCGGCGCGGCTATACGATCTACGTTGCGCTCGAGCAGGTGCCCAATGCGATGTTCCGGGCATGGGCGGAGATCATGAAGGACGGCAAGCGCGTCGAGCGTTCTGGTCTGATCGGTCCGCGTTTCGCGCAGGCCGATGCGGCACAGGAGTTCGCGCTCGGCTGGGCCGACGACTGGATCGATCGTCATTGCCGCACGCTCGCGGCCGTTGCGGGCATCGACGAAGCGATCAGCGCAGCAGGGCATGAAGCGCGGCAGGAGGCAGGGCATAACGCAGCAGCCGCGCCGGCGGCAGTGCAGATCGAAACAAGGATCGAAGCCAGGCACGAAAGCGTCAACGCAGTACCGGTGCAAAGCGCGCCGCGCACGCTGCCCGCTGTTCGTAGCGTGCCGGAACCCGTGAACAGTTATTCGGCCAACGCCCATGTCGCTGCGTACACCCACGCATGCAGGGTCGCGCTACGTCGTTACCCGACCGGCACACCGGCCGCCGAGCAGGCAGACAACAACAACGCGGGCGATCGATTCCCGAAAGCCCCAGAACTCGTCTCCCACGCGGGATGAGCACAGCAGCAACCCGCGGACGGCAGGAGCAGCCGCCGCAGGATTCGCACTACCGCACCACCCGTTGAGTATGTGACTTACTGCCGTCCGTACGTATCGTCGAAGCGCACGATGTCGTCTTCGCCGAGATATGAACCGGATTGCACCTCGATGATTTCCAGCGGCATCTTGCCGGGATTCTCGAGTCGGTGAGTGACACCGAGCGGGATATAAGCCGATTCGTTTTCGGAGACAATGAAGCGCTCTTCACCGCGTGTGACGAGCGCAGTACCGCGCACGACGATCCAGTGTTCCGCGCGGTGGTGATGCATCTGCAGCGACAGACGCGCACCCGGTTTCACGACGATGCGTTTCACCTGGAAGCGCTCGCCGGTGTCGACGGAATCGTAGTGGCCCCACGGGCGATGAACCTTGCGATGGTTCGCCGCTTCGGGGCCCGCTTCACTGCGAATCCGGCCAACGATCTTTTTAACGTCCTGCACGCTCGCCTTGTCCGCGACGAGAATCGCGTCGGCGGTTTCGACCACGACGAGATTGTGCGTGCCGACGCAGGCGATCAACCGGCCTTCCGAATGCGCGAAGGTCGATTCGGCGCCTTCGAACATCACACGTCCACGGCCGACGTTGTCTGCTTCGTCCTTCGGCAGGATCTGCCAGATCGCATCCCACGAGCCGACATCCGACCAGCCCGCCTGCAGCGGCACGACCACGCCGGTGCAGACCGACTGATCGTTGCCGAGCTGCTCCATCACCGCGTAGTCGATCGAATTCGACGGCGAGGCGACAAACGCATCGCGTTGCAACCGGAAGAAGTCGCCGTCCGTTTTGCCGCCGGCATAGGCCGCGACGCATGAATCGTGAATCGCGGGCTGGAAGTGGGCGATCGCGGCGAGCCATGTCGACGCGCGCATGATGAAGATGCCGCTGTTCCACCAGTACTCGTTCGAGGCGACATAGCGCTGCGCGAGTTCGAGATGCGGCTTCTCGACGAAGCGGTCGAGCCGGTGCGCCGCGACGCCGGGCGCATTGACTGGCCCGGTCAGCGCTTCGCCGATGCGGATATAGCCGTAGCCGGTTTCCGCGTGCGTCGGCACGATGCCCATCGTCGCGACATGACCGTTCGAGGCATGCTGCACGCCGGCGGCCACGGCCGCATGAAACCCGGCGATGTCGGTGACGGCATGGTCGGCGGGCATCACGACCATGATGCCGTCGCTGTCTTCCGCGACGATCGACAGGGCGGCCACCGTTAACGCAGGCGCCGTGTCGCGGCCGACCGGCTCGAGAATCAGCCGGCTCGTCTTGCCGCTCGTGCGCAGCTGTTCGGCGGTCGTGAAGCGGTGTTCTTCATTGCTGACCACTACCAACTGGTCCGCCAGCGGGTGACCTGCTTCGAGTCCGTCGAGCCGGCGTGTCGTGGATTGCAGCAGCGAATCGTCGCCGAGCAGGCCGATCAGCTGCTTCGGATACTGTTCGCGCGACATGGGCCATAGGCGTGTGCCGGAGCCGCCGGCCAGAATCACCGGATGGACCTTCAGCTTGACGTTCTGGGACGTGACAGTCGAAAACCGGGTGTCGGCGGCGGGCGCCGTAACCGGAGCGGTCATGATGTACTCCTCGGGGCTGGGTCAATGCGACGAGTTGTATCACGACGTAAATAGTCAATAAAAGAATGAGAAATTTCCATATCGGAAATGGAATAAGGAAATGATCAATTCCGGTAAACGTGCGACGGTTTTATTTCAATAAAAAATAGAATCGAAAAAATAATCGATGAAATCCAGTGGGGAAATTTTCTGGAATTTTTGCGGCCACGCAACATGTTCCGGAAGCGTTTCCGCAGATGGTGGAAATTCGTACAGGAAGTGACGTACAGAACCCCGTTTCCGCCCTGCAACATCAGTAAAAAGGTAAAAATTGCCGAACAAAATTCGACAAAAATAGCGCAAGGATTACCGATACATTTTGAGATATTTTGCGGCCTTGCAGCGCGAATTTTAATGCCGCTTTATCTAACCCTGTACAGGGGTATTCA encodes the following:
- a CDS encoding AAA family ATPase, coding for MLTTLAIAGYRSLRELIVPLGKLNVVTGPNGSGKSSVYRALRLLAVTARGGVIPSLAREGGLQSTLWAGPERFSRGMLAGVEPVTGVRRHEPVSLRLGFAGDTFGYAIDLGLPIPAESSQFSLDPVIKRESIWNGPVLRPSALLVERHGAVLRARDADGEWQTVPQPVASFDSMMTEFSDPRSAPEMIAVREQIRSWRFYDHFRTDAEAPVRLPQIGTHTPVLSDDGTDLAAALQTIAEIGEATALDAAIEDAFPGSRIEIVNHSGRFEVTMRQHGLLRALSGAELSDGTLRYLLLVAALLTPRPPQLLVLNEPETSLHPDLLPALARLIAHASTRSQVLVVSHATRLIAALEREAGSQSVMLGKQLGSTRIANSDELDIPAWKWPSR
- a CDS encoding LysR substrate-binding domain-containing protein, whose product is MKLPPLTSFRVFNVAAQADSFVQAAEQLHVTHGAVSRQIKQLEDALGTALFERRNRAVFLTPVGRLLLTTTQSVFEQLEGTVYRIRQQTNQSVIVLSCEPTIAMKWLIPRLPAFEDAHPDIQLHLSAAGGPIDFQKSGVDVALRRNDFNWGSEIHSLKISDEWVGPVCRADRQGFLRANPVLLHTRSRPLAWKNWESAGGAPIKKGKRVDYEHFYLCIQAAMAGLGMAMASYFMVQDELRAQQLVAPHGFKRDRSAYYLLSPDPITPESKLARLANWVLGEMQACSSQIGSKAG
- a CDS encoding 2OG-Fe dioxygenase family protein; translation: MEHAYQDESHAQSSDQANRAAREAENLCQFIARKDFCFLPAAKTERLLKAITGTTLESWERFQDSWNRLEPDLHMADGGTYRYRRHATFSALPSGRCAIRESHQPHYQSLDYNHLNGGVARDFAPIASDIAQGDVLTAILSFCCELFGRLAPFYGWHIEVHQFRIDASQATANPTPEGIHRDGVNFVFMMMVSRSNIVNGETKIYDRARQPLSAYTLMAPLDAAIVNDERVMHGVTPIARLDDAQPANRDVLVVTFCKK
- a CDS encoding glycosyltransferase family 4 protein, with translation MRIAQIAPLTESVPPKLYGGTERVVSYITEALVELGHDVTLFASGDSVTSAKLEAVWPRALRLDPGIRDRVAPHMLLMELVRRQADEFDVLHFHMDYYSFSVFKRQDTPFVTTLHGRLDLPEQQPVFDTFNTAPVISISNAQRHPLPQAKWLTTVYHGLPEALYTPQPVEQKYLAFLGRISPEKRVDTAIRIAGRCGMPIRIAAKVDAADREYFERDIKPLLDLPYVEYIGEIADNQKAEFLSGAHALLFPIDWPEPFGLVMIEAMACGTPVIAFNRGSVPEVLDDGVSGFIVEDEIGAVAAVNRLHKVPRAGVRQRFEERFTSHRMAQQYVEAYQSVIRAQKRSRFKVIDTSSN
- a CDS encoding BPSL1445 family SYLF domain-containing lipoprotein, with translation MQRRNFILKTTAALAFGGLTLAGCTTTPNSTPTASGNASKRDSINASVDGAISKLYSTVPGSRELVSKSRGILVFPSVLQAGLIVGGQYGEGSLRVGGSTVGYYSTASGSFGLQAGAQSKAIIFLFMTQDALDRFRNSDGWAAGGDASVALVKMGANGSIDTTTATAPVEVFVMTNAGLMGDISIAGTKVTRLNI
- the otsA gene encoding alpha,alpha-trehalose-phosphate synthase (UDP-forming); translated protein: MGRLIVVSNRVATPTETKGSAGGLAVGVFGALKDAGGVWFGWSGDVVSETVAHAGPTIVHEGRVTFATVGLTRKDYDQYYRGFSNATLWPVFHYRNDLARYERDEYAGYRRVNAWLAHKLIKLLEPDDIIWVHDYHLIPFAEALRAEGVTNRIGFFLHIPFPAPQIIFSIPPHEELVKSLCCFDLLGFQTATDQLAFHDYITRHARGTVSVDDRIEAFGRHLRTGVYRIGVFPDEIAEQAQRYESRQHVLDLKQSLEGRKLIMSVDRLDYSKGLVERFRAFEQLLERSPEWRGNVTLVQIAPPTRSDVETYQLIRQELEGEAGRINGRYSGLDYTPIRYLNQRYDRWKLMSLFRESQIGFVTPLHDGMNLVAKEYVAAQNPDDPGVLVLSIFAGAAAELTGSLLVNPHDAVGMCEALQQALSMPLKERQRRHQVNMAALRKNDLGVWRDSFLRDLRNVPAGEGR
- a CDS encoding LysE family translocator codes for the protein MNELLAVAMITILAVISPGPDFAMITRNSYAYGRRSGLISALGVALGVQLHVLYTVLGIAVVIAHSPVLFLVMKFLGAGYLIYIGYRSLTNKSRLTLDLSTGHRLGMWVAFRNGFLTNALNPKTMLFVVSSYTQIVKPGSPLAIDFAYGAFMSLAHLAWFSLVAIFFSSEVLRQAMLERQRIVDRIIGTALIALGLSLAFTAVGFK